The Cyprinus carpio isolate SPL01 chromosome B8, ASM1834038v1, whole genome shotgun sequence genome segment ataaaaataatagattattttttttatttttgaagtaaacAGCAATAAATATAATGGATGAACCTGCAACAACTTGCCGTTATCTATTCCCCGCTGTTAAGCAGTAATCAAGGACAATTTATACACATTGTGATACTTCACTATTACATAAGGACAAATTCATGCAGTACTaagaatactatatatatatatatatataaatatatatatatatatatatatatatatataattagcattAGCAAAAATCAGTGTAAAAAATGTCGTCCTCACCCCCTTATCTTGCTCCTCAGGTGCTGGACATCAGTAATGTGAATGCTCTTGGTTTTAATGCAGTACAAGGTCCACGTTGATTATTCCTGCTACATTCTCAGGTTATCCCTCAAGTGTTTGTAACAATAAAGCAAATGGCACCatcttttaatgcaaaataattcatcTTGTAACTCCctttatttcaccaaaaaaatggcatatttgttactaaatatatacaataataacttTCTGGTGTATTGTTGTTCCAGATGTCATTAATCTGatcaaaaaatgtttatgtcttaagtaaaaaataattccGGTAATTAATAACGTAGTTTTTCcaagtataaaaataaacacatatgagACCACCtagtaaaattatgtatttaccaAGAATTTTCAATACACAATATTcatcatattaattttattgaagCATAGACTATAAAGTTGATAAAGTAGCATCAAGACAAATAAGATTCAAGGAAAATAATAATGGATCATCAAAAATTCATTAATATCATAAATTAATCAGTTCACACAGATGAGTAATGAAATGTCCTTAAAAGTCACACAATCCCATCCAGGCAACTGTGATACAGATCATGTGATACATATAAGACATGTGATACTGTTTCAGAAAATAATGATTCCTTATCATCACATCTAAACTGGTTTCATTTCCCCATCATGATCTTCTTCTCTCGTGTCTGGAAACAGTTTGTGGTTGATATCCAGCACTGATCTGGTGTAGCTTTTTCTCAGCCAGAGGATCTCTCAGTCCTAACATCCCATTTTCAGACAGTTCCCAGACCTggtcaaagtaaaacaaaaaacacaaacaattcagATGAAGTTGTTTAATGGACAGTCAGACAGTTTAATGTTCTGTGTGATTTTAGCAGTGTGAACAACTATGACCCTTGAAGTACTGGACACATACCATTCTTCAAGCTGTTTTAAGACCTTTTGAGAAGCTTTTTCTTTGAAGACAATTTACCACATCCTCTTCTTTCATTCCTTTCAAGACCATCACTTGGTCAAAACCCCTCATTTGGCTGATGAGATCATCTGTACaaagtaaaattgttaaaatactgcaataaacaATTTCATTATTCAAGAATTAAGAAAAAGTTACAGAGGCAAAGGACTTGCTCTTGAGACACCCCTTAGCATGTGACTGAAGTTTTTGCCTCTAGAATTCATCTTTTGTTgcagtaaatgtgtctttttcCTCTGGAATCTTTCTCCAAAGTTCATGACTTCTCTCACAAATGTGTTTTAGTCTGTGCAGTGTAAGGCGTGGCTTCAAACCAATCAACTATCAATCCACAATTTATAacacaacatttacaaaacaatgaaataatgtaaaccacttttataaaacttgtatgcttttatttaagaaaaacaggtggtgcttttttaaaaacttaagatTAAAAATGTTCCAGTCACACTTTGCTAACATGCTATAattcaaaaaaaagaataaaaacgcaaaaaaaaaaaaaaaaaaaaaacctattagaAAGAATAATCAAGGCTGACATGAACAGTCATGTGAGAGATCATCATAAGGTGCTGTAACACATAACACAGCATTGCTTCAATACACACATACCAGTGGACAGCTTTCTGTCTTCGTTTGGGCACAAGATGGCCGTCTTCATTCCTCATCCTGAACAAATAATTTCCTTGATCTTCTCTTCTGTAAAACAAGATAATCTCTACTTACGCTGTGTGCAATTAATATTGCTCATTAAACAtatcattaaattcatttaaaataagattcaGACTAGAGCATTTGATGAGTAAATGTTGATTCAAAAATATTCGAAACAAATGTACCTGGAAAGGGCTGATCATGGCAAGATTCGCTGAGAGCAAGGTTTGTGAGGGTTGGCTCTTAAAAGATCTGTTGAGCTCGATGTTGTAGACCTGAAAAAGAAGAACAGCATTATCTGCAAGCAATCCTGTaagacagaaaggaaggaaatattattacattacatgcaaCTTATATACAttacagtgggggggggggggtttagacCATGAAAGCAGCCTCTGCAAAGATgctgtataattaaatgttaaatgcatccattattaaaagcaagttcatatgaattcttttaaaaatgattacatgcTTTCAGGACTGTTATCAGTAGTGTAATTGATCTGGTTCTGacaaattaatcaaagaattGATATATCACGTGACACATCAAACTAGCATTTCCACTCGTGGAAACATAAATGACGAGGTGCAGAGAGATATCATGTATAGTTGGAACATAAACTGATGGGGCTTATTTGAAGTACCGGTAATTTATTAAGAAGCCAATGGACAATAAAAACTTTCTGACTGTTTGGGGCATTTGACTGCTTTCCAAGAAGAGCGCAACTGATTTAGCAATATTGTGATAGTGTCAGATGAGATTGTCCTGGGGCTTGTACAATATCATACAAGTGTTaaactgaattactgaattattaagaCTTTGATGTGTGACTATGTTTAGAGTTCTTACTAATGGGggcatttttaatacttttaccctgtccaaatacccacacttgcggtcttggccacttgagagcgtgtGTACGTGACAGTGTGTGCACAAGTCTTAATAATGCCAAAGCGCAGTGCACTTAACCCACACTATCTCCAATACTGCTCCGAAACGCTATAccaggcttagtgtatcccatcatgcttTGGAATAAATTGTGAGACTTTTTGCAGAGATCTCACGAggggtcacggaaacctttccaatgtatgtgaaatattaataataataataataattagatattgaaaataatttggtagtaaaacaaagtgttgcacggTTTCTTGGTGcacagaaaagtatatttattttgtacatcatttgcaattgcttttttaacacttaattagaagcaccacaaattaaattgtcatctttAATAGGAACTATTGAAAAGAcattttagaagtttattttaaaatgcaaagttgaaactaaaaaaaaataaataaaaaaaatctctgtaaacacttaaatgtgtcccataaggcagtggttcccaatcctggtcctggagaaccccaacactgcacatttgagatgtctccctattcaaacacacctgattcaactcatcagctcatcagtgaagactccaagacctcaaaagtgtgtgtcagacaagagagacaccaaaaccatgcagtgttggggttctccaggaccaggattgggaaacacTGCCATCAGGTCATGAAAAGTtcgacacacacttgtggtcttcatgctcactcgaacacttgggccaaatacagcaAATATGTCAGATAAGtaatcaagtggtcaagtgcaaagatggcaagtgtgggtatttggacagtgcaaaagtttaagaaacaacaaatgctgtgcAAATTATAACAGCAGTTTGATAAAAAGGTAAAACTAACACAGACTTACTGCTGCAAATGTCTGCCTCCGCAGCTTTCTatcttctccatttctgaaggaatacctcTCCACAAACACGACTGGGCTGACTGCTTCCTTCATgtcttttcagctaaaaaaaaaaaaaaaaaaaaaaaaaaaaaagggggggggggacagaattttaaatataaatatttaagatataaactgatatgaatgaactgcaagatgggaaaaaatatgtgtcctttatttatttacttttttttatttacataaaaaggtaTTAAAACATGGTGCAGTAAATGTGATTACTGTGATATCTGtcatataaaagcacatcaaaacacTACCATTACAGTTGTACAACCATAGTTAGTTTGGTGATTATTGTGCTATTACTAtaccatagtaaaactacagttactgtggtaaaaacatggtaaatgtcccGTTCCtgggttttaacttcaaatttcatttgttacTATTGTACGTGTCGTggttaccatgattttactacaaatacaacttacatctttgaacctgatatgaatataaaacggATCGAAGGTCTATGGCACGTCACGTGACAGATAGAGTTTAAATCACTCTAGTTAGCAGCTGTCTTCATTTAGTTAAACGCAATGAAACTCAAAGACAGCCTCGGATGACCGATATAATACAGCGAGGAAACATACAGCGCTATTCTGATTAATAAAGAAGAcggaatacattttataacaggcATTAAATCAGCGTATTTACGACTACTCACCCAACCTGTGGCACATGTAAACTGATGGCAAATATCGCGATGTGCGCTGAATGAGACTTCTTGAACGTGATTTCATAGCGATAAACATCTCATGCCCTTCGCGTCTGAGTACTGACGCCAAAAGTTTCCCACTTAAAGCAATGTAGGTCCTAGTGCGTCGATATAGCGACGCCGAGGGGCGCCTTTGGCGTCTTCATAGTGACGCTAGAGGCGTCAGTTTTTGGCGCTTTAGGAGTGAGAATGGGTTGTAATAAAACGCTTAAACTGCTTACTTGCACGCGCCTTGGAGCGTTGTTAAActcacattttaatgcttttacctGCAGTTGAGCGTTGCTTTGGTCAAACTCACCTCTGAATGCCGTTTTACCTGCAGTTGAGTGTTGTTAAACTCACCGCTGATGAACGCGCTAAACCTTTGCGCAGAGGGCACTTTGATATCAGATTGAGAgggtttttaaacatcaaaaaccagTTGGAGGGCCAGATAAAAATGATCTGGGGGCCGCCATTTGCTCGCCCTGGCATAGATCCTTTTTTGTAGTAGTcctattcctttttattttatagaagttATTGCACGTTGAAAAATGTCCCAGTGCCGCCAGGGTCCCTTGACCATGCGTCAGACATTTGACGAGTAGGGAGTGAGACTGTGTTGATCTGGTATCTCTTGCTCCATGAGGCCCTCTGTGCTTTCTTTATAGCTGCCACATGAGACTACCAACAACAGCTAGCTCAAGCAAAGACAATTTTCACCATCTTTTTGAGCTGATGTAGCTATAATACGAAGTACACTTCTTTTTCATTAACACTGTTGAGTGTTTTATATTACTAAAATACCCAACAGAGCATTAAACCTCATCCCTGCTTACACAGTGACTATTGAACTCTGACATGTCAGCTCTATAATACCAATACTTTAATGCATGCAGTATGCTATGGGAGTGCATAGATGCCCCTAAGGAGTGTGCCATGGATACAGCCCTGAGAGCTGAGGTAAGACAAGGCCTTGGCTTGTCAGCCCTTAGCGCTTGTATGAGTCGAAGATGAATCCACTAAAACAAGACTGAAAAGCTCTTTGTTAAGAATTCATCCTTAAGGCATTTTTATCCTGTACTCTTGCAAGTATTTACGATTGAGAGCAGAGGGTGAAGAATGGAAACTGCCATAGTATAAGTTAAGAATGTCTTTTATGTCATTACACACCCACATCTGCTTACAAGGCCACGTGTTCTACAATTGTATGTTGAGGACAGaattttacatattcatttaaagCACTGAAATGGCAGCGGATTTATTAAAGCACTCAGTGTTATATACAAAACTTATGAATTAATGTGATTTCTGGCACAACGTAGTCTTTGTTATTTAAGCACTGGAGTGAATTGTTCAAGTGTACAAGGGAACCATTGCAAAATGACATTGgaacttaaataatgcatttaaaaaacatgtttatgtctGAAGAAAGAGGCAGTCAAGGGCCCGGAACACTAAACATGTCAGTAGTCTTTTGATTTATGAGTAAAAtgaggtctgtggttaacattcCTGAAAGAGACTTTCATTTTGTTCTAACATAAATTACATACAGTCATAACtcaaatgtgaatttaaaaaaaaaaatgtgtttttaaaaaacatttaaggtGCAAGCAAGGATGTTGAATCTATGCTTAATGAACCACTTTTTTCTTTGTACAGCAATTTATACTTGCATAGCAATTTACACGTAggtaaaaaaggtttaaaaaatttacataacgttgcatcatgttatttttaacTCATAAACTGAAACACCATTCTAAAATAAACTCCGTAGGAATTCCAGAGGAAACGTCATAAGTGAACAggatataatgtataaatacataaggTTACTACATAGgctgcatatataaataaacatcaacAAACTCTTTGGAAATTGTCTTGAAGAAAGTGCCACATTGATCATAAACTATGACGTTTCACTTCTTTTATTAATAACATCTCAAAAGCCACATGGTTTCACTTTTTTGTCATTCAGATGCGTGGGGTGAGAGTAAAGACATACTTTAGCGATCAGTTCTTAGTTCAGTCAACAATAAAAAGCGAGCGGAATTTCAAGGAATAAAACTCTCCTTTCGCTCCACACTCTCTTCCCACAATGGTCGGAGCGTGAAAATCGTCAGTTGTAGAGAGAAAAGGGACACATCTCGACTGCAAAGCCACAGAATCCTTTTGGTTGTCTTCGGCGAGAGATTTCTCGCTGACTTGCGCCGAAAAGTGTATCGTAAATCATCAGAGGGATTTCGTCGGGgggagaaaacaacaacaaatgtccAGTGAGTAATTTACTGTGATCTTGTGGTAAAATGGTGACGAGGATTTGAGGTCTACACAGCCAGTTCCGCACGGTTTAAGGATAATCAGTGTGTCAGTTTGGGCTTTCTTATGTAAAGCAGCTGTCTTTGAAGGCGGATCTTTTGGCAGGTTAGTTCAGGACTGTGGCGGAGGAGCTCAGACACAGACCGCGCGCGATGCAGCGAGCAGCTCTTGAGTGTCTGGAGACGAGCTGAAGTGAATATTCACACGTTTACCGAgcggattcattcattcattttcagatgACTGCGATAAAACGATCCCGTTCCTTCAGTTTGTTTAGTTTGGATACACTTTGCGGAGGAAGAATGTGGAAAGTAACGCGAGAGCGAGTTGAAAAGTAAGTGTAAGTTTCTTGAGGGAAACGGAGCGTCAACATTATCTCACAGGAGAAGACCAAAAGAGCTTCAGAAAACGGAATTATCATTTGTGGACTGGGAATTGAACATAAACTGTGTGAAACCTCTCTATATGGTGaagtttttctaatatttatctatcttaagattttttttggaaagctattacttttgaactgaactgattGTTTGGAATCTGAGTTACTGACTCAGTTCCATTAATTCACGAAGGAAAACAAATTCATCCTCACCTTGCTCAATTTTCTGGGATACGATAACTTTTTTAGTAAACCAAATACAATAATTAAGAGCGATAATGAAGCAACTTTTCTAGTAAAAATACAGAGCTTTTTTGAAAGACAATCCCTGCTACATGAATTCATATTAAAAGACCATGTTTGCTGCCACTTTTGGACTCAGCCTTGTGCTGCTGTGCATGGCTGGGTTTTGTTCCGCTATCAGCTCCATCGACCCGGACCGGCCAGGTGAAGGAAGATGCCAAGAGATCGCCATTCCACTCTGTAAGGATATTGGCTACAACTTGACAGTTATGCCAAACTTAATGGGACATGAAGATCAAAGTGAGGCAGCCATAAAGCTGCATGAGTTTGCTCCGCTGATTGAGTTTGGCTGCCACAGTCATCTGAAGTTTTTCTTGTGCTCACTCTACGCTCCCATGTGCACGGAGCAGGTATCCACACCCATCCCAGCATGCCGGGTAATGTGTGAGCAGGCAAGGCAGAAGTGTTCTCCAATCATGGAGCAGTTTAACTTCCACTGGCCTGAGTCACTGGACTGTTccagactgccaaataaaaatgACCCCAATTATCTCTGTATGGAGGCACCAAACAATGGCACTGACGAGCCCCCGAAAGGCTCCCACACTCAGCCACCAGACTCCCGACCCCCTCGGCCAGGTAACAACCAAGAACTGCCGATAAAGGAAAGGGTCGGTAAGACAACATGCGGCAATCCTGGAAAGTTTCATTATGTTCAGAAGAGCGAGTCCTGTGCTCCCAAGTGTTACTCCAACGTTGATGTGTACTGGAGCCAGGGTGACAAGCGCTTCTCCATGGTGTGGATTGCCATCTGGTCAATCCTGTGCTTCATCTCCAGTGCCTTTACCGTCCTCACCTTCCTCATCGATCCACAGCGCTTCAAGTACCCCGAGCGACCCATCATCTTCTTGTCTATGTCTTATTGTGTCTACTCTGTGGGCTTTCTTATAAGACTTTTCGTGGGGGTGGAAAATGTGGCCTGTGACCGTGATGGTGGCGTTCAGTACATCATCCAGGAAGGCTTGGAAAGCACTGGCTGCACTATAGTCTTCCTCATACTTTACTACTTCGGAATGGCCAGTTCCCTGTGGTGGGTTATTCTGACTCTCACATGGTTCCTCGCAGCTGGGAAAAAATGGGGTCACGAGGCGATCGAAGCCAACAGCAGCTACTTCCATCTAGCGGCATGGGCCATACCAGCTATTAAGACCATCATGATCCTGGTTATGAGGAAGGTAGCGGGAGATGAGCTCACGGGGGTCTGCTATGTGGGCAGCATGGATGTCAAAGCCTTGACGGGTTTTGTTCTTATTCCCCTCTCTTGTTACCTCATTATTGGCACTTCCTTTCTGCTCTCAGGGTTTGTGGCACTCTTTCACATCCGTAAGGTCATGAAGACCGAAGGAGAGAATACGGATAAGCTGGAGAAGCTGATGGTTAGGATCGGTGTCTTCTCTGTGCTCTACACGGTCCCCGCCACTTGCGTCATCGCCTGCTATTTTTACGAGCGTCTCAACATGGATTATTGGAAGATTCTAGCAGGAGAGCAGAAGTGCACCGAGGACAGTAAGAGCGGCGAGGAGTGTGTGATGAAGAGCTCCATCCCGGCCATGGAGATCTTCATGGTTAAGATTTTTATGTTGCTGGTGGTGGGCATCACCAGCGGCATGTGGATCTGGACCTCTAAAACGCTACAGTCATGGCAGAATGTTTTCAGCCGCAAACTTAAAAAGAAGACAAGGAGGAAGGCTGCATGTGTTTTCACAGGAAGTGGACCGTACCTCAAGCCTCATCCTGCACTGAAAGGACATAAAACCAAGTATGAACCGGCAGGTCCTCCTGCGACCTGTGTATGAGCTGGGTCTCTATACACAAACAAACGGCCAAGAAATTAAGTAAATGCTGGACTTTAAACAAACTGCTTTACAAAGAGACAAGCCAGCAAAGGACACAACCATGATcgtatttattttatgcaaacttCAGATGCAACGTCCCCAACAGGTTTTTTTAGTTCTTGGTGCTTGTACTACATCTGAAACTTTGCATACTTTGGGGAAAGTtttgtaaaacaaagaaaaagggaGCGAGACCCTATTGCTGTCATTGGGATGCCTGTATCATGTGCAATAGTTGTTTCCCTTAGTGACAGAAAGAAAGGGACTCTGATACTGTAGGGCTGTGATTAAAGACAATGAAAGGACTCGACAAACAATGGGTGTGAATGGCTCGGGGAAAAGCGGCTCCTCCATGGCATAGTCGTGTGGCTTTTCTATGGAAATGAAGGCCGTGTCATACACAACTGCATTGACATTGTAGTGCAGCTGCTCAATAAGGCCTCGGCAGAGAATGAACTGCCTATTTTTAGGCCTTTTCATGGAACAAAGTAAATCTTTAAGCACTAAATATTGCCATCACAAAGAGAGAAACTTGTTATTTGAGTTGTTTTGTACAGTCAGTTCATGCCCTCtggtctgttttgttttgttataccACGCTCTTTTTAATGTCCTACATCTGTGTATATTTCTAAAGGTTCatattttataagaataaataaaacattttagttttaaatgtttgaaatgaaaagcaaatgcttttattatttgtgttgagTTTGAAAAGTTTTTCTCCAATGAAGCAAAAGGTGTGTCGCCGTTCCATTAATATTCCTTATCGGCAATACCTTACCAAACATCCCCAAGCTAAAAAACTCAAAACCTACCTTAAAGGGCTCATCAAGTAATTATTTACTCACGCTTATGtagttccaaacatgtatgacttacttttttttttttttatggaacacaaaagaagttcaTACAATGGCAGTCAGTGGGGTTCACAGCAATATTGAACCcagactttcactgtatggacaggAAAAAAACCAccaagatatttttcaaaatatcttctgtgttagAATAAAGAAAatttgtacaggtttggaacaacatgaggatcagtgtatatatatacaaactttaATGACATCAAAGATCttgaaagacctttttaaaatgcCCTGGCTTTCATATTTCTGTCTTATTAAAATTAATCTATTCACTTCCATGTTTCATTGATAAACAATGCAAAAGCAGAGgctttaaagtttgttttgtttcgGTCTCCAGGTTTAGCTTTTTTATCTCGGCTTTATTTGTAACATCAAATTGGGTCATTTTTGAAGTGTTGCCTTTGATTTAAGTGTGCCTTTTTCACCGTTGCAGAATAGATTGCTAAAAAAGTGTTATCAGGAATCACATATGAATGTTTTCTGTGCTCAAATCTTTTTAAACTTAATGCTTAACTTTTTAGACCACATCAACACTGGAGACTCTAGTGAAGTCTGGAAATCTCAGTatactgtatctgtctgtctgtctagtttgaaactcttttttttgcCTCCTTAGCACATCAATACCAGTGTACTCATAATTTTATGGGGTTAGTACCTTAATGCTGGATTGACCTGAGAAACTCAAGTTCACAGTACACACAGTGAGCCTTAAGGTTGTTTGTCTAGAGAATACAGAGGTATATTTTAACATTACGCCCTTTAGTAATCTAATGACATCTGTCATTAGCTTGAATCCATAGAGCACATTTGTGTAGACAGGTGAGGCTGACCTTCAGGCGTTGCACGGTTAGATGAAAACTATAGCATGCAACAAAAAGGGAAAGTACATTTCTCTTATTACACGCCCTCTCATGTCTTATAAGCTTCTTTTTTCATGATGTGTCTTTTTGATTTGgtttaaaatgatttgtgttagagaatcagaaatgtattttaaagaatgaaatGTTTATAAAGGGATCGCATTACTTAGTTTGTAAAAAGCAGATAATTTCCCCTAGAAATGCACACACCCAGATTCATCATCAGGTGTCTTTTGTTCTGTCTTCATAATTAATATGCTTGTTTTGTAGATAAATCCACTCTAAGtatttcatttgatatttcaAGTTCAACTTCATGTTGTCTTTGAACTGAAATGTTCATAGGAAACACACTAATGGAAACATATGCAAGAGATGTTTTGCCAACCTATTGCAAATAATTACTGTAAACCAACTCATTCATTCTACCTTCTTCAAAgacaaaatgaaatgcatatatatatatatccaagtaTTAACTGTGACGgtgaatcaaacaaaatatttccatgtagtttttgtaCAAAATTTTAAAGCACACTAAGCCCAAATACAACAAACAGCAAGTGGCGAATGGCA includes the following:
- the LOC109095327 gene encoding frizzled-10-B-like; its protein translation is MFAATFGLSLVLLCMAGFCSAISSIDPDRPGEGRCQEIAIPLCKDIGYNLTVMPNLMGHEDQSEAAIKLHEFAPLIEFGCHSHLKFFLCSLYAPMCTEQVSTPIPACRVMCEQARQKCSPIMEQFNFHWPESLDCSRLPNKNDPNYLCMEAPNNGTDEPPKGSHTQPPDSRPPRPGNNQELPIKERVGKTTCGNPGKFHYVQKSESCAPKCYSNVDVYWSQGDKRFSMVWIAIWSILCFISSAFTVLTFLIDPQRFKYPERPIIFLSMSYCVYSVGFLIRLFVGVENVACDRDGGVQYIIQEGLESTGCTIVFLILYYFGMASSLWWVILTLTWFLAAGKKWGHEAIEANSSYFHLAAWAIPAIKTIMILVMRKVAGDELTGVCYVGSMDVKALTGFVLIPLSCYLIIGTSFLLSGFVALFHIRKVMKTEGENTDKLEKLMVRIGVFSVLYTVPATCVIACYFYERLNMDYWKILAGEQKCTEDSKSGEECVMKSSIPAMEIFMVKIFMLLVVGITSGMWIWTSKTLQSWQNVFSRKLKKKTRRKAACVFTGSGPYLKPHPALKGHKTKYEPAGPPATCV